The following are from one region of the Ictalurus furcatus strain D&B chromosome 11, Billie_1.0, whole genome shotgun sequence genome:
- the tubgcp5 gene encoding gamma-tubulin complex component 5 isoform X2 encodes MVHSDVCKAESWMRLTSQFLHSPLPHTDGFMTDVHHGILSLLLLLSDSPSNASYSERPRLKEAEKEDEFDWPKYLTEGEDIDTGPFPDTPEWSEDESEEEEEESQQPISREDSGIQVDRTPQEDQERNDKMAQVTWTVGEPDARAWLELRVVTPYWVPHSSRFPHSLHLHSNLLNVWDQHLYNTDPLYLPEEKAFVTETQVVRETLWLLSGVKRLFIFQHQDGKVSVRNDVVVTHLTNNCLRSILEHVAAYGQAVFRLQRFIDEVTGHSTEPCPPGLNPSSSSSSKKSSEPPFRTYQAFVWALYKYFSSFKEELSAIERDIISKDETVTLSAVLERLSPHLAQITVLHRVFCTGVAEVPSGTPNVVRASHLLNTLYKAIIEYDSVGEASVQAVALLFSLWVETVRPYLEIVDEWIVHGHLFDPAKEFIIQRNKDVAVNHRDFWYATYTLYSVSEAVDSEERLSDTASGSSGGDQSSSSRQHTMVSFLKPVLKQIIMAGKSMQLLKNLERKEAEQADGSSRDAERKSLYTLFLESVQTRLRRGEDSPTDTVTEQQATKRSLIKMQSIVARHLELDDIHDPLLAINFARLYFEQKDFHEKFSGADVMVDRSSESVTCQTFELTLRSCLYPHIERRYVECCGNLMRTLKKDYRLLGYLQAMRNYFLLEAGDTMYDFYTAIFDKVLEKESWQQLAFLNVQLQEAVGQRHPEDSSRLSIFLEAIDPAKKKQPINNLDGLTLSYKVPWPVDIVISSECQKIYNQVFLLLLQIKWAKYSLDTLRFSDLTVAAKRHDASPPEEHAAEEPIHQQIHRMFLLRVKLMHFVNSLHNYIMTRILHSTGLEFQHQVQEAKDLDQLIKIHYRYLSTIHDRCLLREKVSFVKEAIMKVLNLVLIFSDRWQAGFGAWKIESIDKMESDFKNCHMFLVTILNKAVCRGSFPHLESLALSLMAGFEQC; translated from the exons ATGGTGCACTCTGACGTGTGTAAAGCGGAGAGCTGGATGAGATTAACCAGCCAGTTCCTGCACTCTCCTCTCCCTCACACCGACGGCTTCATG ACTGACGTCCATCACGGTATTCTGTCCCTGTTGCTCCTTTTATCCGATTCTCCGTCCAACGCCAGCTACAGCGAGCGACCCCGGCTGAAAGAAGCGG AGAAAGAGGACGAGTTCGACTGGCCCAAGTATCTCACGGAGGGAGAAGACATCGACACGGGCCCGTTTCCGGACACTCCG GAATGGTCTGAAGACgagagtgaggaggaggaggaggagagtcaGCAGCCCATCAGCAGAGAGGATTCTGGGATACAGGTGGACAGAACGCCACAGGAAGATCAGGAGCGGAACGATAAGATGGCGCAGGTCACCTGGACAG TGGGGGAACCGGATGCCAGGGCTTGGCTGGAGCTGCGCGTGGTGACGCCGTACTGGGTTCCTCACTCGTCACGCTTTCCACACAGCCTCCATCTGCACTCCAACCTTCTGAACGTCTG GGATCAGCACCTGTACAACACAGACCCGCTCTATCTGCCCGAGGAGAAGGCGTTCGTCACTGAGACCCAAGTGGTTCGAGAGACCCTGTG GCTTTTATCAGGGGTGAAGAGGCTTTTCATATTTCAGCACCAGGATGGTAAAGTCAGCGTGAGGAATGACGTAGTAGTCACACACTTAACCAAC AACTGCTTGCGCTCGATTCTGGAGCACGTCGCAGCGTACGGCCAGGCGGTGTTCCGTCTGCAGAGGTTCATCGACGAGGTGACTGGCCACAGCACGGAGCCGTGTCCTCCCGGCCTCAACCCTTCCTCCTCTTCGTCCTCCAAGAAGAGCTCCGAGCCTCCGTTCAGGACCTACCAGGCGTTCGTCTGGGCGCTGTACAAGTACTTCAGCAGCTTTAAGGAGGAGCTCTCTGCTATTGAGAGAGATATCATCAGCAAAG ACGAGACCGTGACTTTGTCGGCCGTGCTGGAGCGCCTCAGCCCTCACCTGGCACAGATCACCGTGCTACACAGGGTTTTCTGTACGGGCGTGGCCGAGGTCCCTTCCGGCACGCCCAACGTGGTACGAGCCTCGCACCTCCTCAACACCCTGTACAAAGCCATCATCGAGTACGACAGCGTCGGGGAAGCTTCAGTACAGGCA GTGGCgctgctcttctctctctggGTTGAAACGGTCAGGCCGTACCTCGAGATCGTGGACGAGTGGATCGTTCACGGGCATTTGTTCGACCCGGCTAAAGAGTTTATAATCCAGAG GAACAAGGACGTAGCGGTGAACCACAGGGACTTCTGGTACGCCACCTACACCCTGTACAGCGTGTCCGAGGCGGTGGACAGCGAGGAGAGGCTGAGCGACACGGCCAGCGGCAGCTCGGGAGGAGATCAGAGCTCCAGCAGCAGACAGCACACCATGGTGTCCTTCCTCAAACCCGTCCTGAAGCAGATCATCATGGCGGGGAAATCCATGCAGCTGCTCAAGAACCTGGAACGTAAAGAAGCCGAGCAGGCTGACGGTTCCTCCAGAG aTGCAGAGAGGAAGAGTCTGTACACGCTCTTCCTGGAGTCAGTACAGACACGTCTACGCCGTGGAGAGGATTCCCCCACGGATACGGTAACCGAGCAACAAGCCACCAAGAGGAGCCTTATTAAGATGCAGTCCATCGTGGCGCGTCACCTGGAACTGGATGACATCCATGACCCGCTGTTGGCCATCAACTTTGCCAG GTTGTATTTCGAGCAGAAAGACTTCCACGAGAAGTTCTCCGGCGCCGACGTGATGGTGGACCGCTCGTCCGAGTCGGTGACGTGTCAGACGTTcgagctgaccctgcgctcctGCCTGTATCCACACATCGAGCGGAGATACGTCGAGTGCTGCGGGAATCTCATGAGAACCCTGAAAAAGGACTACAG ACTCCTGGGATACCTCCAGGCCATGAGAAACTATTTCCTGTTGGAGGCAGGTGACACCATGTATGACTTCTACACCGCGATCTTCGACAAGGTCCTGGAGAAGGAGAGCTGGCAGCAGCTGGCGTTCCTCAACGTGCAGCTGCAGGAGGCTGTGGGACAGCGCCACCCGGAGGACAGCAGCAG ATTGTCGATCTTTCTGGAGGCGATCGATCCCGCGAAGAAAAAACAGCCAATCAATAACCTCGATGGTCTGACGCTGAGTTATAAG GTTCCGTGGCCTGTCGATATCGTCATTAGTTCCGAGTGTCAGAAAATCTACAATCAGGTCTTCCTTCTGCTTCTACAAATAAAATGGGCCAAGTACAGTCTGGACACGCTGAGATTCAGCG ATTTGACGGTAGCCGCGAAACGGCACGACGCGAGTCCGCCCGAAGAGCACGCCGCCGAGGAGCCGATACACCAGCAGATCCACAGGATGTTTCTCCTGAGGGTCAAGCTAATGCATTTCGTCAACAGTCTTCACAACTACATCATGACCAGG ATATTACACAGCACGGGCTTGGAATTTCAACACCAGGTGCAGGAGGCAAAAGATTTGGACCAGCTCATAAAGATCCATTACAGATATCTGTCCACTATCCATGACCGCTGCCTTCTCAGAGAAAAG GTGAGTTTTGTCAAGGAGGCAATCATGAAGGTCCTTAATCTGGTTCTCATCTTCTCTGACCGATGGCAGGCTGGCTTCGGAGCATGGAA GATTGAATCCATCGACAAGATGGAGTCGGATTTTAAGAACTGTCACATGTTCTTGGTGACCATTCTGAATAAAGCCGTGTGCAGAGGATCGTTTCCTCATC TGgagtctctcgctctgtctctgaTGGCAGGCTTTGAGCAGTGTTAG
- the tubgcp5 gene encoding gamma-tubulin complex component 5 isoform X1, with the protein MAHWTRFEKDLEQEVRKLIMHLSGIEDEEDQNFQMALKFAWSNFRFHRFLDVSSHKVQRSITGLYEKLMVHSDVCKAESWMRLTSQFLHSPLPHTDGFMTDVHHGILSLLLLLSDSPSNASYSERPRLKEAEKEDEFDWPKYLTEGEDIDTGPFPDTPEWSEDESEEEEEESQQPISREDSGIQVDRTPQEDQERNDKMAQVTWTVGEPDARAWLELRVVTPYWVPHSSRFPHSLHLHSNLLNVWDQHLYNTDPLYLPEEKAFVTETQVVRETLWLLSGVKRLFIFQHQDGKVSVRNDVVVTHLTNNCLRSILEHVAAYGQAVFRLQRFIDEVTGHSTEPCPPGLNPSSSSSSKKSSEPPFRTYQAFVWALYKYFSSFKEELSAIERDIISKDETVTLSAVLERLSPHLAQITVLHRVFCTGVAEVPSGTPNVVRASHLLNTLYKAIIEYDSVGEASVQAVALLFSLWVETVRPYLEIVDEWIVHGHLFDPAKEFIIQRNKDVAVNHRDFWYATYTLYSVSEAVDSEERLSDTASGSSGGDQSSSSRQHTMVSFLKPVLKQIIMAGKSMQLLKNLERKEAEQADGSSRDAERKSLYTLFLESVQTRLRRGEDSPTDTVTEQQATKRSLIKMQSIVARHLELDDIHDPLLAINFARLYFEQKDFHEKFSGADVMVDRSSESVTCQTFELTLRSCLYPHIERRYVECCGNLMRTLKKDYRLLGYLQAMRNYFLLEAGDTMYDFYTAIFDKVLEKESWQQLAFLNVQLQEAVGQRHPEDSSRLSIFLEAIDPAKKKQPINNLDGLTLSYKVPWPVDIVISSECQKIYNQVFLLLLQIKWAKYSLDTLRFSDLTVAAKRHDASPPEEHAAEEPIHQQIHRMFLLRVKLMHFVNSLHNYIMTRILHSTGLEFQHQVQEAKDLDQLIKIHYRYLSTIHDRCLLREKVSFVKEAIMKVLNLVLIFSDRWQAGFGAWKIESIDKMESDFKNCHMFLVTILNKAVCRGSFPHLESLALSLMAGFEQC; encoded by the exons ATGGCACACTGGACCAGGTTTGAGAAGGATCTGGAGCAGGAGGTGAGGAAACTCATCATGCACCTGAGCGGGATCGAGGATGAAGAGGACCAGAACTTCCAGATGGCTCTCAAATTCGCCTGGTCCAATTTCAG GTTTCACCGCTTCCTGGATGTGAGCAGTCACAAAGTGCAGCGCTCCATAACAGG GCTTTACGAGAAGCTGATGGTGCACTCTGACGTGTGTAAAGCGGAGAGCTGGATGAGATTAACCAGCCAGTTCCTGCACTCTCCTCTCCCTCACACCGACGGCTTCATG ACTGACGTCCATCACGGTATTCTGTCCCTGTTGCTCCTTTTATCCGATTCTCCGTCCAACGCCAGCTACAGCGAGCGACCCCGGCTGAAAGAAGCGG AGAAAGAGGACGAGTTCGACTGGCCCAAGTATCTCACGGAGGGAGAAGACATCGACACGGGCCCGTTTCCGGACACTCCG GAATGGTCTGAAGACgagagtgaggaggaggaggaggagagtcaGCAGCCCATCAGCAGAGAGGATTCTGGGATACAGGTGGACAGAACGCCACAGGAAGATCAGGAGCGGAACGATAAGATGGCGCAGGTCACCTGGACAG TGGGGGAACCGGATGCCAGGGCTTGGCTGGAGCTGCGCGTGGTGACGCCGTACTGGGTTCCTCACTCGTCACGCTTTCCACACAGCCTCCATCTGCACTCCAACCTTCTGAACGTCTG GGATCAGCACCTGTACAACACAGACCCGCTCTATCTGCCCGAGGAGAAGGCGTTCGTCACTGAGACCCAAGTGGTTCGAGAGACCCTGTG GCTTTTATCAGGGGTGAAGAGGCTTTTCATATTTCAGCACCAGGATGGTAAAGTCAGCGTGAGGAATGACGTAGTAGTCACACACTTAACCAAC AACTGCTTGCGCTCGATTCTGGAGCACGTCGCAGCGTACGGCCAGGCGGTGTTCCGTCTGCAGAGGTTCATCGACGAGGTGACTGGCCACAGCACGGAGCCGTGTCCTCCCGGCCTCAACCCTTCCTCCTCTTCGTCCTCCAAGAAGAGCTCCGAGCCTCCGTTCAGGACCTACCAGGCGTTCGTCTGGGCGCTGTACAAGTACTTCAGCAGCTTTAAGGAGGAGCTCTCTGCTATTGAGAGAGATATCATCAGCAAAG ACGAGACCGTGACTTTGTCGGCCGTGCTGGAGCGCCTCAGCCCTCACCTGGCACAGATCACCGTGCTACACAGGGTTTTCTGTACGGGCGTGGCCGAGGTCCCTTCCGGCACGCCCAACGTGGTACGAGCCTCGCACCTCCTCAACACCCTGTACAAAGCCATCATCGAGTACGACAGCGTCGGGGAAGCTTCAGTACAGGCA GTGGCgctgctcttctctctctggGTTGAAACGGTCAGGCCGTACCTCGAGATCGTGGACGAGTGGATCGTTCACGGGCATTTGTTCGACCCGGCTAAAGAGTTTATAATCCAGAG GAACAAGGACGTAGCGGTGAACCACAGGGACTTCTGGTACGCCACCTACACCCTGTACAGCGTGTCCGAGGCGGTGGACAGCGAGGAGAGGCTGAGCGACACGGCCAGCGGCAGCTCGGGAGGAGATCAGAGCTCCAGCAGCAGACAGCACACCATGGTGTCCTTCCTCAAACCCGTCCTGAAGCAGATCATCATGGCGGGGAAATCCATGCAGCTGCTCAAGAACCTGGAACGTAAAGAAGCCGAGCAGGCTGACGGTTCCTCCAGAG aTGCAGAGAGGAAGAGTCTGTACACGCTCTTCCTGGAGTCAGTACAGACACGTCTACGCCGTGGAGAGGATTCCCCCACGGATACGGTAACCGAGCAACAAGCCACCAAGAGGAGCCTTATTAAGATGCAGTCCATCGTGGCGCGTCACCTGGAACTGGATGACATCCATGACCCGCTGTTGGCCATCAACTTTGCCAG GTTGTATTTCGAGCAGAAAGACTTCCACGAGAAGTTCTCCGGCGCCGACGTGATGGTGGACCGCTCGTCCGAGTCGGTGACGTGTCAGACGTTcgagctgaccctgcgctcctGCCTGTATCCACACATCGAGCGGAGATACGTCGAGTGCTGCGGGAATCTCATGAGAACCCTGAAAAAGGACTACAG ACTCCTGGGATACCTCCAGGCCATGAGAAACTATTTCCTGTTGGAGGCAGGTGACACCATGTATGACTTCTACACCGCGATCTTCGACAAGGTCCTGGAGAAGGAGAGCTGGCAGCAGCTGGCGTTCCTCAACGTGCAGCTGCAGGAGGCTGTGGGACAGCGCCACCCGGAGGACAGCAGCAG ATTGTCGATCTTTCTGGAGGCGATCGATCCCGCGAAGAAAAAACAGCCAATCAATAACCTCGATGGTCTGACGCTGAGTTATAAG GTTCCGTGGCCTGTCGATATCGTCATTAGTTCCGAGTGTCAGAAAATCTACAATCAGGTCTTCCTTCTGCTTCTACAAATAAAATGGGCCAAGTACAGTCTGGACACGCTGAGATTCAGCG ATTTGACGGTAGCCGCGAAACGGCACGACGCGAGTCCGCCCGAAGAGCACGCCGCCGAGGAGCCGATACACCAGCAGATCCACAGGATGTTTCTCCTGAGGGTCAAGCTAATGCATTTCGTCAACAGTCTTCACAACTACATCATGACCAGG ATATTACACAGCACGGGCTTGGAATTTCAACACCAGGTGCAGGAGGCAAAAGATTTGGACCAGCTCATAAAGATCCATTACAGATATCTGTCCACTATCCATGACCGCTGCCTTCTCAGAGAAAAG GTGAGTTTTGTCAAGGAGGCAATCATGAAGGTCCTTAATCTGGTTCTCATCTTCTCTGACCGATGGCAGGCTGGCTTCGGAGCATGGAA GATTGAATCCATCGACAAGATGGAGTCGGATTTTAAGAACTGTCACATGTTCTTGGTGACCATTCTGAATAAAGCCGTGTGCAGAGGATCGTTTCCTCATC TGgagtctctcgctctgtctctgaTGGCAGGCTTTGAGCAGTGTTAG
- the chst7 gene encoding carbohydrate sulfotransferase 7, which yields MKRRLPKKYILVILGYSVVLLLIPYVLDYSSKSAQVRHGAREQQRQRCPDLENTMALWNATQPVEESAGTRNRNKTHIYLHTTWRTGSSFLGELFNQHPDVFYLYEPMWNMWQALYPGDAGSLQGAARDMMNSLFRCDFSVLRLYAGSANISTSLIFGWKTNKVICSQPLCAAYTKQQVGLIQGDVCAKCAPRDIRELETECKKYPVVVIKDVRVLDLGVLVPLVRDPTLNLQIIQLFRDPRAVHNSRLKSKLALVRESIQVLRSKKQSDKYKRLLSPGNRVNRAESYVSGAMELICDNWLSDMLLVNAAPPWLKRNYLRIRYEDLVLHPISELHRLYRFAYLSTSPELERFVMNMTRGQGYSSDRPFLISARDAKEAIFAWRERLSVEQVGQVEAYCSEVMRHLGYEKRNLEQNYRA from the coding sequence ATGAAGCGGCGGCTGCCTAAGAAGTATATCCTCGTCATCCTCGGCTACTCCGTGGTCCTGCTCCTCATCCCCTACGTGTTGGACTACAGCAGCAAGTCGGCTCAGGTGCGGCATGGAGCTCGGGAGCAGCAGCGGCAGCGGTGTCCGGATCTGGAGAACACCATGGCGCTGTGGAACGCGACCCAGCCCGTGGAGGAGAGCGCAGGAACCAGGAACCGCAACAAAACGCACATCTATCTCCACACCACATGGAGAACGGGCTCGTCCTTCCTAGGGGAGCTGTTTAACCAGCACCCGGACGTGTTCTACCTGTACGAGCCGATGTGGAACATGTGGCAGGCGCTGTATCCGGGCGACGCGGGGAGTCTGCAGGGCGCAGCGCGGGACATGATGAACTCTCTGTTCCGCTGCGACTTTTCCGTGCTCAGGCTGTACGCCGGCTCGGCCAACATCAGCACCTCGTTGATCTTCGGCTGGAAGACTAACAAGGTGATCTGCTCGCAGCCTCTGTGCGCGGCGTACACGAAACAGCAAGTGGGACTCATCCAAGGCGACGTGTGCGCCAAGTGCGCGCCCAGAGACATCCGAGAGCTGGAGACGGAGTGCAAAAAATACCCCGTGGTGGTCATTAAGGATGTCAGAGTGTTAGACCTGGGAGTGCTGGTGCCTCTGGTGCGAGACCCGACACTCAATTTACAGATCATCCAGCTGTTCAGGGACCCCCGAGCCGTGCACAACTCCAGGCTGAAGTCCAAGCTGGCGCTGGTGCGAGAAAGCATCCAGGTTCTCCGGAGCAAGAAGCAGAGTGACAAGTACAAGCGTCTGCTGTCACCCGGGAACAGGGTGAACCGCGCTGAGAGCTACGTCTCCGGCGCCATGGAGCTCATCTGCGACAACTGGCTCAGTGACATGCTCCTGGTGAACGCTGCACCTCCGTGGCTCAAGCGCAACTACCTGCGGATCCGCTACGAGGACCTGGTGCTGCATCCCATCAGCGAGCTGCACCGACTCTACCGCTTCGCCTACCTGAGCACGTCTCCCGAGCTGGAGAGGTTCGTGATGAACATGACACGGGGACAGGGATACTCCTCAGACCGGCCTTTCCTCATCTCCGCCAGGGACGCCAAGGAAGCCATATTCGCCTGGAGAGAGAGGCTGAGCGTGGAGCAGGTGGGCCAGGTGGAGGCTTACTGCAGCGAGGTGATGCGCCACCTGGGCTACGAGAAGAGGAACCTGGAGCAGAACTACA